Proteins encoded together in one Chryseobacterium sp. G0201 window:
- the ligA gene encoding NAD-dependent DNA ligase LigA, with translation MPENIQQKIEKLREELHQHNYNYYILDEATISDFEFDTQLKELQDLEAQYPEFNDINSPTLRVGGAVTKNFPTVQHKFRMYSLDNSYDFDDLEDWEKRIIKTIDDPVEFVAELKYDGASISILYEKGKLVQAVTRGDGFQGDEITANVRTISDIPLTLKGDFPNQFFMRGEIYLTRKNFDKLNKLREEEGLDPFMNPRNTASGSLKMQDSAEVRKRSLSSVLYQYISEEVPAETHWELLQKAQGWGFKTSQQAKLCSTMDEVKEFINFWDTERHNLPFEIDGIVLKVNSLQQQRQLGYTAKSPRWAMAYKFKAEKVETELKSVSYQVGRTGAITPVANLKPVLLAGTIVKRASLHNEDIIKKLDLHENDFVYVEKGGEIIPKIVGINTEKRTSESKEIEYIKNCPECGTELVKIIDQAIHFCPNELHCPPQVVGRMIHYVSRKALNIDNLGSETIEQLYREKLVENPADFYTLTKEQLLPLERMAEKSAQNIITGIENSKEIQFEKVLYGIGIKHVGETVAKKLVKNFATIDDLKAATAEELCQVEDIGTKIAVSIVDFFANSENILMLERLKSYGVQLEKGENTNEVLSNVLDGKTFLFTGKLSLFTRESAEDMVEKHGGKNISAVSKNLNFLVVGEKAGSKLKKAQDIGTIEILDEQQFLDLIEKQ, from the coding sequence ATGCCTGAAAACATTCAACAAAAGATAGAAAAGCTTCGTGAAGAGCTGCATCAGCATAATTATAATTACTACATTCTTGATGAGGCCACCATCTCAGATTTTGAATTTGACACTCAATTAAAAGAACTTCAGGATCTTGAAGCGCAGTATCCGGAATTTAATGATATCAACTCACCTACTTTGCGTGTTGGCGGAGCTGTAACGAAGAATTTTCCGACCGTTCAACATAAATTCAGGATGTATTCTCTTGACAACTCTTATGATTTTGATGATCTTGAAGATTGGGAAAAAAGAATCATTAAAACAATTGATGATCCTGTAGAATTTGTAGCGGAATTAAAATATGACGGTGCTTCAATTTCTATTTTGTATGAAAAGGGAAAATTGGTTCAGGCAGTGACGCGTGGAGATGGTTTTCAGGGAGATGAAATCACTGCAAACGTGAGAACGATTTCGGATATTCCTTTGACGTTAAAAGGAGATTTTCCGAATCAGTTTTTCATGCGTGGAGAGATTTATTTAACAAGAAAAAATTTCGACAAACTTAATAAACTGCGTGAAGAAGAAGGTTTAGATCCTTTTATGAATCCTCGAAATACAGCGAGTGGAAGTTTAAAAATGCAGGACAGCGCGGAAGTGAGAAAACGTTCTCTTTCTTCGGTTTTATATCAATATATTTCGGAAGAAGTTCCTGCAGAAACGCATTGGGAACTACTTCAAAAAGCGCAGGGATGGGGTTTCAAAACATCTCAACAAGCAAAACTTTGTTCTACGATGGATGAAGTGAAAGAATTTATCAATTTTTGGGATACAGAACGTCATAATTTACCTTTTGAGATTGACGGAATTGTTCTAAAAGTCAATTCATTACAACAACAAAGACAACTTGGATACACCGCAAAATCTCCACGTTGGGCAATGGCTTATAAATTTAAAGCTGAAAAAGTAGAAACCGAATTAAAAAGCGTTTCTTATCAAGTCGGAAGAACCGGAGCGATTACTCCTGTTGCCAATCTGAAACCTGTTTTATTAGCGGGAACGATTGTAAAAAGAGCATCTCTGCATAATGAAGATATTATTAAAAAACTAGATCTTCATGAAAACGATTTCGTCTATGTAGAAAAAGGAGGTGAAATTATTCCTAAAATTGTAGGCATAAACACAGAAAAAAGAACTTCTGAAAGTAAAGAAATTGAATACATTAAAAACTGTCCTGAATGCGGAACGGAATTGGTGAAAATTATAGATCAGGCCATTCATTTTTGTCCAAATGAACTTCATTGTCCGCCACAGGTTGTGGGAAGAATGATTCATTATGTTTCAAGAAAAGCTTTAAATATTGATAATCTTGGAAGTGAGACGATCGAACAGCTTTACAGAGAAAAATTAGTAGAAAATCCTGCTGATTTTTACACTTTAACGAAAGAACAACTTCTTCCATTGGAAAGAATGGCGGAAAAATCTGCTCAGAACATCATTACGGGAATCGAAAATTCTAAAGAAATTCAGTTTGAAAAAGTATTGTACGGAATTGGTATAAAACATGTTGGAGAAACGGTTGCCAAGAAGTTAGTCAAAAATTTTGCTACGATTGATGATTTAAAAGCTGCGACTGCAGAAGAACTTTGTCAGGTTGAAGATATCGGAACCAAAATCGCGGTAAGCATCGTTGATTTCTTTGCAAATTCTGAAAATATTTTGATGCTTGAACGCTTAAAATCTTACGGTGTTCAGCTTGAAAAAGGAGAAAATACAAATGAAGTTTTATCCAATGTTTTGGATGGAAAAACTTTCCTTTTTACCGGAAAATTATCTTTATTCACAAGAGAATCCGCTGAAGATATGGTAGAAAAGCACGGCGGAAAAAATATTTCTGCAGTTTCTAAGAACCTTAATTTCCTTGTTGTCGGTGAAAAAGCCGGAAGTAAGCTGAAAAAAGCTCAGGACATCGGAACGATTGAGATTTTGGATGAACAGCAGTTTTTGGATTTGATTGAGAAACAGTAA
- a CDS encoding TonB-dependent receptor, protein MKKVKIVLGLLFLSFGTMAYAQTTQASIVGKVINAANSAQEKVKVTIINESTGFKTETETNSKGEYIFKEIPLGGPYTVIVNDEKKEGYTVNFGDQVTVNVDLANREKNIEEVVITGNLKNKIGNLGAATAISAKNIGILPVNGRNFNNLTELSPLSGKGGNLSGQLGSSTNFTIDGMTAKNPTSAGATTSRSGAPFSISIEAVREFKITTNQYDVTLGRSGGGTVSAVTKSGTNKFSGSAWEYLRTNWLSSPYDIRGNKRTNDFSTSQFGFSLGGPIIKNKLHFFVAWDHQLDSRPLVIADVQSKEDALRFGVTNETLNQVLDIGRSKYGVGNSPQFGTFDKVRNSDAGFLRLDWQINPKNLLTIRNNFTYDLNKNGLTDNTAINFFESYANDKNLDNSLLLTLRSNLKPNVTNELKAQYLYTFQDSYQNDQLGHPVPRAIVERVQSVIDDKNKPTTSFQIGGHRFAQEGFRNNVFQIVDNLYYNTDKIKYTFGADLMYTGSKSIYGSEVNGRFHFDGLTNFNNLVSNRFYREVPLVDDTSVKSNIWNVGIYGQIQTKIAKGLDLMAGLRLDYGGYPKAEFNQKLFDEMGIRTDNQIKSFVIQPRFQFEWNINEGNKDFLKFGAGIFSSDINNYMVINNLVFDGKHLATVDVNPSKIGLTPDFINYRNDYGTVPTLAQYQLPTINYTGEDAKIPIVYKANISYTHFFNERFRAGVAGYMALGRNNYFYYDRNMVANPFFTLDNEGGRGVFVPVSTIDPTNGRVDWKEGTINKKFGRVLELVSDGKVNQFSFVVDTSYRYWRDGEITASYTWSDIKDNTSYNGNVANSATLSTLVQSDPRDLRMTYSDNQFRNKVVLYGNSPTIAGFTIGLRYSGIGGTRFSLTSGGNINGDFVDTNDLAYIFPNLTQSLLDDPEVGKALKDYITDCNNNIAERNGGKNGFYGVWDVRVAKKIKFDKIGAFELSVDIFNLANLLNKEWGVNKSYGNTALYRIKKFDPVTKQFEYDRNTSGLAPLSGNPYQIQIGAKYSF, encoded by the coding sequence ATGAAAAAAGTAAAGATTGTATTAGGGTTGTTATTCCTGAGTTTTGGAACGATGGCATATGCACAGACCACTCAGGCATCTATTGTCGGAAAGGTTATTAATGCAGCAAACAGCGCTCAGGAGAAAGTAAAAGTCACGATTATTAATGAGTCAACAGGTTTTAAAACTGAAACTGAGACAAATTCAAAAGGAGAGTATATTTTTAAAGAAATTCCTCTTGGTGGACCTTACACGGTGATCGTAAATGATGAGAAAAAGGAAGGTTACACGGTGAATTTTGGTGATCAGGTAACGGTGAATGTTGACTTGGCAAATAGAGAAAAAAATATTGAAGAAGTTGTCATCACAGGAAACCTGAAAAACAAAATCGGGAATTTAGGTGCTGCAACAGCTATTTCTGCTAAGAATATCGGGATCTTACCCGTGAACGGAAGAAATTTCAACAATCTTACGGAACTTTCTCCATTAAGTGGAAAAGGTGGTAATTTATCCGGACAATTAGGATCTTCTACTAATTTTACGATTGACGGGATGACCGCGAAAAATCCAACATCTGCGGGAGCTACAACAAGCCGAAGCGGTGCACCATTTTCAATCTCGATCGAAGCAGTTCGTGAATTTAAAATTACAACCAACCAATATGATGTTACGCTGGGAAGAAGCGGTGGTGGTACGGTAAGTGCCGTTACAAAATCAGGGACGAATAAATTTTCAGGAAGTGCTTGGGAATATCTTAGAACAAATTGGCTTTCAAGTCCGTATGACATCAGAGGGAATAAAAGAACAAATGATTTCTCAACTTCACAGTTCGGATTTTCATTGGGTGGACCGATCATTAAAAATAAATTACACTTTTTTGTAGCGTGGGATCATCAGTTGGATTCAAGGCCATTGGTGATTGCGGATGTTCAATCAAAAGAAGACGCTTTAAGATTTGGGGTTACAAATGAAACGCTTAATCAGGTGTTAGACATCGGAAGATCAAAATACGGTGTTGGAAATTCACCACAATTCGGGACTTTTGATAAAGTGAGAAACTCTGATGCAGGTTTTTTACGTTTAGACTGGCAGATTAACCCTAAAAACTTGTTAACCATAAGAAATAACTTTACGTACGATTTAAACAAAAACGGATTGACTGATAACACGGCAATCAATTTCTTTGAATCTTATGCGAATGATAAAAACTTAGATAACAGTTTGTTATTGACATTGAGATCAAACTTAAAACCTAATGTAACTAACGAATTAAAAGCGCAATATTTATATACTTTCCAAGATAGTTATCAGAATGATCAATTGGGACATCCGGTTCCAAGAGCTATTGTGGAACGCGTGCAATCGGTTATTGATGATAAGAATAAACCAACGACAAGTTTCCAGATCGGAGGGCATCGTTTTGCCCAGGAGGGGTTTAGAAATAATGTATTCCAGATTGTGGATAACTTATATTACAACACAGATAAAATTAAATATACTTTTGGCGCAGACTTAATGTATACTGGTTCAAAATCAATATACGGAAGTGAGGTTAACGGGAGATTTCATTTTGATGGGTTAACCAATTTTAATAACCTTGTTTCAAACAGATTTTATAGAGAAGTTCCTTTGGTGGATGATACTTCTGTAAAATCTAACATTTGGAATGTTGGTATTTATGGACAAATTCAAACCAAAATTGCAAAAGGCCTTGATTTAATGGCTGGTTTAAGACTAGATTACGGTGGTTATCCGAAAGCTGAATTTAACCAGAAATTATTTGATGAAATGGGAATCAGAACGGATAATCAGATCAAATCATTTGTGATTCAACCAAGATTTCAGTTTGAATGGAATATCAACGAGGGAAATAAAGATTTCTTGAAATTCGGAGCCGGGATCTTCTCTTCGGATATTAATAATTACATGGTCATCAATAATTTAGTTTTTGATGGAAAGCATTTGGCAACAGTAGATGTTAATCCTTCAAAAATTGGTTTAACTCCTGATTTTATAAACTATAGAAATGACTACGGGACAGTTCCTACACTTGCTCAATATCAGCTTCCAACGATCAACTATACAGGGGAAGATGCTAAAATCCCGATCGTTTACAAAGCAAATATTTCTTACACTCACTTCTTTAATGAAAGATTCAGAGCCGGAGTTGCGGGGTATATGGCTTTAGGAAGAAACAATTATTTCTATTATGACAGAAATATGGTAGCAAATCCTTTTTTCACGTTGGATAATGAAGGTGGAAGAGGTGTATTTGTTCCTGTAAGTACAATAGATCCTACAAATGGAAGAGTTGACTGGAAAGAAGGGACGATCAACAAAAAATTTGGAAGAGTATTGGAACTTGTGAGTGACGGTAAAGTAAACCAGTTCTCATTCGTTGTTGATACAAGTTACCGTTATTGGAGAGACGGAGAAATTACCGCAAGTTACACATGGTCTGATATTAAAGACAATACTTCTTATAATGGAAATGTGGCCAATTCAGCGACATTGTCTACGCTTGTTCAGAGTGATCCGAGAGATTTGAGGATGACATATTCGGATAATCAGTTCCGTAATAAAGTTGTGTTGTACGGAAATTCACCAACGATTGCAGGATTTACAATAGGTTTAAGATATTCAGGAATTGGAGGAACGCGTTTCTCTCTGACTTCCGGAGGTAACATCAATGGAGATTTCGTTGATACTAATGATTTGGCGTATATTTTCCCGAATCTTACTCAGTCGTTGCTTGATGATCCTGAAGTTGGTAAAGCGTTAAAAGATTACATTACAGATTGTAATAACAATATTGCAGAAAGAAATGGTGGTAAAAACGGATTTTATGGAGTTTGGGACGTTCGTGTTGCGAAAAAAATAAAATTTGATAAAATTGGAGCATTTGAACTTTCGGTTGATATTTTTAACCTTGCTAATTTACTGAACAAAGAATGGGGTGTAAACAAATCATACGGAAACACTGCATTGTACAGAATTAAAAAGTTTGATCCGGTTACAAAACAGTTTGAATATGATAGAAATACCAGTGGTTTAGCACCTTTATCGGGAAATCCATATCAAATTCAGATCGGAGCGAAGTATAGTTTTTAA